One genomic region from Halobacteriovorax vibrionivorans encodes:
- a CDS encoding 4Fe-4S dicluster domain-containing protein: MSEDVKFLVENPYHSARFKPARKGKKGPKLLAVVHQSGCTGCEICIQGCPVDSIELVPGPNPNNPQFNQTVEIDLARCIGCQNCSQDCPWETITMYEHNDAFAIWGKETLKSELYISEESLDQLHNEYGIKKDLPSEESNNEEESA, from the coding sequence ATGAGCGAAGATGTTAAATTTTTAGTTGAGAACCCTTACCACTCAGCACGTTTTAAACCTGCGAGAAAAGGTAAAAAAGGTCCAAAACTACTTGCTGTTGTACACCAATCAGGTTGTACAGGTTGTGAAATCTGTATTCAAGGATGTCCAGTAGATTCAATTGAACTAGTTCCTGGGCCAAATCCAAATAACCCACAATTTAATCAAACAGTTGAAATCGATCTAGCACGTTGTATCGGTTGTCAAAACTGTTCTCAAGATTGCCCTTGGGAAACGATTACAATGTATGAACATAATGATGCATTTGCTATCTGGGGAAAAGAGACTCTAAAGTCAGAACTTTATATCTCAGAAGAAAGCTTAGATCAGCTTCATAATGAATACGGGATTAAAAAAGATTTACCAAGTGAAGAATCAAATAATGAAGAAGAGAGTGCTTAA
- the icmF gene encoding fused isobutyryl-CoA mutase/GTPase IcmF, with amino-acid sequence MRKLRFVTAASLFDGHDVSINIMRRLLQSKGVEVIHLGHNRSAQEVVDAVLHEDAHAVALSSYQGGHNEYFAYVRELLDEAGASNVRIFGGGGGVITPKEIKALHEKGITRIYSPEDGMKLGLEGIIDDMIERATHSTLEGFDLNAKQKELPKTSLAKVITAIEDGTEIEIPSSEKNIPVLGITGTGGAGKSSLIDETLLRFHRFYPEKKVALISVDPTKKKTQGALLGDRIRLGSANFENFYIRSLATRDSGTELSPQIKKTVNFLKEQDFDLIIVETSGIGQASDEITKISDKCMYVMTPEYGAATQLEKIEMLEQADFVVLNKFEKPRSEDSMRDIRKQYRRNHNLFAGHPGSPTDEDLPIFGTMASKFNDVGVNALFQAIAQTFDFDQAPLEGIEANRARTDKTRIIPPERALYLREIAKTSRDYNSETFERMEKLRDVEALEITSKIVPSKEIEEKLTQLKEELGEEVEKELEQFQSVLKQYESGTFTYKVRDREFNVATKYQSLSGVDIQKVGTPNFTSIVDQYKFIRNVNLPGFFPYGAGIFPFKRTDEDPKRMFAGEGGPARTNKRFHYLSKDDKAKRLSTAFDSVTLYGEDPDLRPDIFGKIGEAGVSIATVEDMELLFDGFDLSDPYTSVSMTINGPAPIMLAFYLNTALRQKLKGDDYYDKDKRLAILQQIRGTVQADILKEDQAQNTCIFSLEFALKMMGDVQEYFCQQKIRNYYTVSISGYHIAEAGANPITQVAFTLANGFTFVEYYLARGLNIDEFSQNLSFFFSNGLDPEYSVIGRVARKIWAITMRNKYGANDKAQKFKYHIQTSGRSLHAQEIDFNDIRTTLQAYLALSDNCNSLHTNAYDEAITTPTEESVRRAMAIQMIINREFGLNKSDNPMQGAYVIEELAGLVEEAILSEFERISDKGGVLGAMESMYQRSKIQEESLHYETLKDSGELPIIGVNTYIADNIDEQLNQEIELSRCSDEEKKGQIARLNDFKERNKNKSEDALNRLREVALSGGNIFEELIETVNYCSLGEITNLLYEIGGKYRRNM; translated from the coding sequence GTGAGAAAACTAAGATTTGTCACAGCGGCCAGCTTATTTGATGGTCACGATGTATCAATAAATATTATGAGAAGATTACTTCAGTCAAAAGGCGTTGAGGTAATTCATTTAGGCCATAACCGCTCGGCGCAAGAAGTTGTGGATGCTGTATTACATGAAGATGCTCATGCAGTTGCACTGAGTTCTTACCAAGGTGGGCATAATGAGTACTTTGCCTACGTTAGAGAGCTCTTAGATGAAGCTGGTGCCTCTAATGTACGTATTTTTGGCGGAGGTGGTGGAGTTATCACACCAAAAGAGATTAAGGCCCTGCATGAAAAGGGAATTACAAGAATCTATTCTCCAGAAGATGGTATGAAGCTTGGTCTTGAGGGCATCATTGATGACATGATTGAGCGAGCAACTCATTCGACACTGGAAGGTTTTGACTTAAATGCTAAGCAAAAAGAGCTGCCAAAGACAAGTCTTGCAAAGGTTATTACTGCAATTGAGGATGGGACAGAAATTGAGATTCCATCTTCAGAAAAGAATATTCCAGTTCTAGGTATTACGGGAACAGGTGGAGCCGGTAAGTCATCATTAATTGATGAAACTCTTTTAAGATTTCACCGCTTCTATCCAGAGAAGAAAGTCGCTCTTATTTCAGTTGATCCAACAAAGAAAAAGACACAGGGGGCACTACTTGGAGATCGTATTAGATTAGGGTCTGCAAACTTTGAAAACTTCTATATTAGATCCCTTGCAACTCGTGACTCAGGAACAGAGCTTTCACCACAAATCAAAAAGACTGTTAATTTTTTAAAGGAACAAGACTTTGATTTAATTATTGTTGAAACTTCAGGTATTGGTCAGGCTTCTGATGAGATCACAAAGATTTCTGATAAGTGTATGTATGTAATGACACCTGAGTACGGTGCCGCAACTCAGTTAGAAAAAATCGAAATGCTTGAACAAGCTGACTTTGTTGTTTTAAATAAATTTGAAAAACCTCGCTCAGAAGATTCAATGAGAGATATTAGAAAACAATATCGTCGCAATCATAATCTCTTTGCTGGGCATCCAGGTTCTCCAACTGATGAAGATTTACCAATCTTTGGAACGATGGCATCTAAGTTTAATGACGTTGGAGTAAATGCATTATTTCAAGCAATTGCACAGACTTTTGATTTCGATCAAGCACCTCTGGAAGGAATTGAGGCCAATCGTGCACGTACCGATAAGACTAGAATTATTCCACCAGAGCGAGCTCTTTATTTAAGAGAAATTGCAAAAACAAGTCGTGACTATAACTCAGAAACTTTTGAGAGAATGGAAAAGCTACGTGATGTTGAGGCCCTAGAGATCACAAGTAAAATTGTTCCTAGTAAAGAAATCGAAGAAAAGCTTACTCAGTTAAAAGAAGAACTTGGTGAAGAAGTTGAAAAAGAATTAGAACAATTTCAATCCGTTCTTAAGCAATATGAAAGTGGAACATTTACTTACAAGGTTCGTGATCGTGAGTTCAACGTAGCGACTAAGTATCAATCCCTTTCAGGTGTTGATATCCAAAAAGTTGGAACACCAAATTTCACCTCAATTGTAGATCAGTATAAGTTCATTAGAAATGTAAACCTTCCAGGGTTCTTCCCATACGGTGCTGGGATTTTCCCATTTAAGCGTACAGATGAAGATCCAAAGAGAATGTTTGCAGGTGAAGGTGGACCAGCAAGAACTAATAAACGTTTTCACTATCTTTCAAAAGATGACAAGGCAAAGCGTCTTTCAACAGCTTTTGATTCTGTAACTCTTTACGGAGAGGACCCTGATTTACGTCCAGATATTTTTGGTAAAATTGGCGAAGCAGGTGTTTCAATTGCAACAGTTGAGGATATGGAATTATTATTTGATGGTTTTGATCTTTCAGATCCATACACTTCTGTTTCAATGACAATCAATGGACCGGCACCAATTATGCTGGCATTCTATCTTAATACGGCCCTAAGACAAAAACTTAAGGGCGATGATTATTATGATAAAGATAAGCGTTTGGCGATCCTTCAACAAATTCGTGGAACAGTTCAAGCAGATATTTTAAAAGAAGATCAGGCCCAAAATACTTGTATCTTCTCTCTAGAATTTGCACTAAAAATGATGGGGGATGTTCAAGAATACTTCTGTCAGCAAAAAATTAGAAATTATTATACTGTTTCAATTTCTGGTTATCATATTGCAGAAGCTGGTGCGAATCCAATTACACAAGTTGCTTTCACACTGGCAAACGGATTCACATTTGTTGAGTACTACTTAGCTCGTGGATTAAATATAGATGAGTTCTCTCAAAACTTATCTTTCTTCTTCTCTAATGGATTAGATCCTGAATATTCAGTAATCGGTCGAGTTGCTAGAAAGATTTGGGCGATTACAATGCGTAATAAGTATGGAGCAAATGATAAGGCTCAGAAGTTTAAGTATCATATTCAAACATCTGGTCGTTCACTTCATGCTCAAGAGATTGATTTCAACGATATTAGAACAACTCTACAAGCTTATCTTGCACTTTCAGATAATTGTAACTCTCTTCATACAAATGCATATGATGAAGCGATTACGACTCCAACTGAAGAGTCTGTTCGTCGTGCAATGGCAATTCAAATGATTATCAACCGTGAATTCGGTCTTAATAAGTCTGATAATCCAATGCAAGGAGCTTACGTAATTGAAGAGTTAGCTGGTCTTGTTGAAGAAGCTATTCTTTCTGAATTTGAGAGAATCTCAGACAAAGGTGGTGTTCTTGGTGCAATGGAAAGTATGTATCAGAGATCTAAGATTCAAGAAGAGTCACTTCATTATGAAACTCTTAAAGACTCAGGTGAGCTACCAATTATTGGTGTGAATACTTACATCGCCGATAATATTGACGAGCAACTAAATCAAGAAATTGAATTATCTCGCTGTAGTGATGAAGAAAAGAAAGGACAAATTGCTA